Sequence from the Panicum virgatum strain AP13 chromosome 5N, P.virgatum_v5, whole genome shotgun sequence genome:
CCAGTGGCCCATCTGTGACCCGCTTATGCCGCCAGAAGGTGGCCCGCGCAGCGGCGCTGGGCTAAACTCTGTTTGCCTAAGTATGAACCACTTCGTGCTCCGAAATGGGTTGGGCCTGAGGTTTTGTCGGAAAACACGCTGCTATCAGGGCCCTCTGTTGAACGCCAAGATATTGATGGGCTAGACGACTATTGGATCTGATCACTGGTACCTCTGTTTCTTTTGGTGGATCATCGGTTGGGCTCTGTCCCATCGCAGCAGACATAATAGTAGgccttgcctttttttttttttttgaaagaagtaGGCCTTGCCTTAGCGTAAAAGAGACCATATCATCAGATCAACAACCtctcaatctttttttttttcgaaaaatcaACCTCTCACGAGACAGAGGAAACAAAGAGCAGATCAGCAGAGCACCAAACGGAAAATCTGCACAAGTACGCAGGGCAGGTGTGAGAGTACGCACGGTGCTGCAGGAACATTTGGCGGCGTCTTGACGACTTTCCTCAAACCCGACGACTCTCCCGTTGAAAATCCCAGAAAGGCTTGGGTACCTAGTGCCGTGCCGGAGGCAGGATTTCTGAACCGAAAAGGAACAGACCTGAATGAGGGCGCGGTAGTTGAGCACCACATCTACAGAGACGTGCAACCTATATGCAAGAGCTCTGGTTCCCCGCTGACAGCTTCCGTGGATGCATTCTTGTGAGACACATGCGCTTCGTCATTCACACTGATTGCCTGGCAGGCTGACACGTACAGTATCACTGGTAatcattgaaaaaaaaagatctctTCTTCGTTTCCAACACCAATGTGGCACTGCAATTATCAAGTGCTGAGATAATTTTTCAATCCAGTAATGACCAGACCAGTAAGATTAGTAGCCTGAATGTTTGTTTAATAAGAAAACTAATACAAACAGCTAAATATCTATATAAAGCCTAGTGACGTAATCTGAACGTGtaaggaagaaaaaagaaactagTTCAAGCCATGGCCATCTGGTTGCCGTGACCCCTGACCGCCCGTGTTGCTTTCCACCTAAACAAGACCAGACACAAGCCAAGGCGGAGCACGAGGAGCCAGGAGCAAGGAAGCATGGCGTGAGGAAGGAGACGGTTAGGCCAACCGTCTGTATCCCCTCCAGTCTCcacgcacctcctcctccggagCTCCACTCTTGGCGCCAAAGCAAAGCCGTTAGATTATTGGTCACCATCCCGAACCCAACCCCGCCTCCGGCTTCTCCCACCATTTATCCTTCCCGGAGAAAATAAGCGCGCCATGCCAATGCCCgctccgccctcctcctcctccggcaccGTCGCATCCCAGCAGCAATGCGGCCGCCTTCCtcttcgtcctcctcgtcggcggcgggaggcggcggcggccgggtgtCCGCGTTCACGATGCGCGCGGTGGCGCGCATGTCGAGGGCGCGGTGGTTCATCTTCCTCCGCCGGGTGTACCAGTACCAGAACGGGCCCAGGTCCGACCTGGGCTCCAACCCCTTCAACTCGCCGGGCTGGCTCGCGCTCGAGCTCGGCATCATCGTCGCGCAGATGGTCCTGAccaccgccgtcgtcgccacctCCCCCAGCGAGCGCCCCGCGTGGCCGCTCCGCCTCTGGGTCGCCGCGTACAACGTCGGCAACGTGCTCAGCCTCCCGCTCCTCTATTGGCGCCACCGCcattcctccgccgccgccgccgggcgcggcgACGCGCTGTCGGACGACCTCGAGATGCGCGGCGCCAGCGATCCTCTAAGGTACGGCGAACGCAACATCTCGATTCATCAGTTCAATTCGTCTGCACCGACGGTGAAATTTCTCGTGAAAAATCGACACGACCGGGTTTAAATTTCCTGCGCGAATCGAACGCACGCAGGAGCAGCTCGTTCCTGATGAACAAGGCGCGGGCGTTCCTGGAGCTCTTCTTCGCCATGTGGTTCGTGATGGGCAACGTGTGGGTGTTCGACGCGCGGCTGGGTTCGCTCCACCGCGCGCCGAGGCTGTACGCGCTCTGCATCGGCCTGCTGGCCTGGAACGCCGTCGTCTACtcgctccccttcctcctcttcctcctgctcTGCTGCTTCGTCCCCATGGTCGGCTACGCGCTCGGCTACAACATGAACTCGGCCTCCGCCGGCCGGGGCGCCTCCGACGAGCAgctcgccgcgctgccgcgGTGGCGGTTCAAGGAGCCGCCGGATGTGCCGAGAGACCGGGACCACGACGACCAAGTGAGTGCATCGAAATCAAAATCTCTCTCGTTCGTTCACGCTGCTGCGTACATTATATTTGCTTGCCGACCAGCTGGTTAGTAAGCAAACATGGCAGCATTTCTAGCGTGGTGAGGTAGGAGACGGAGCAGAAAAAGGGGAAGCCAGGAGGAAACTCCATCATCAGTTCATCACCAAACAAATGATTGGTAAACTCAGATACAGGCCGGAATAGGATATCGCAAAAGTGACAAAACGTGCGTACGAAACTAGAACATGCCTCCCCTTTTGGATGATACTAAAGATAAGGAGTCCTACCTTGCCTTTTTGGATCCTGCCAATTATAAGCACCTCTTTTCCTGCTACCTATTACCAACCGAACGAGCAAGCATGTACCAATCCTAGCTTGCTCATTGTCATGTTCAAACGGTGAACTGCTGCTGAAGCCTCAAGCCTGATCAGCTCGAAGTCTGATGAACTTGTTTCTGAACCGCAACTGCAGGACTGCTGCATCTGCCTGGCGCCGTACAGGGAGAAGGAGGAGGTGCGGGAGCTGCCGTGCACGCACATGTTCCACCTCAAGTGCGTGGACAGGTGGCTCAGGATCATCTCCTCTTGCCCTCTCTGCAAGCAAGAGCTCAAGTGATCCATCGATGCCTACCCGACTCCTACACGGACGACGCATATTCTTCCCTGACCGCGCCCGCCGATCAGCGCAGCGGGGCTTGCACCCTAAGACAGGCAGGGGGGATTGGCCGGACGCGCCACCCGCATGTACTGCGACCGCcggccgacgcggcggcgatgCGTGCGTCGTACCTCTCGCGGGGGGATTCCTACGGACCTGTACTGACCTTAGATGCTGACAGGCGATTGGGACACTTGCACTTGCAGCAGGTAGCTGCCTGAAAAAGGGTGTCATACAGATATACTTCAGTCTAGGAGACTAGCAGCAGTCTGGGCAAGGTGGGAAATGTGTGAAGGGGGAAAAAAAAGACTCGTTTCTGTGTGTAATTTGTTGTGCCTGCCTGCCCTTGCTCCATATAAAACTGAATGCACTCTCTCCTTTGGCGTAGAGATAGAcatcaaatgaaaaattccaactTTTTTTCtaacttatatttttttttgaaccctAACTTATATAATTCAATGTGTTTATGGATGCTGGTCCAGAATGGACTGAGAAAGAAAGATCCACCTAACGTGCTCCGGCGGTCGGGCCCAACAATATTTGGTGGGATGGATGCTGGTCCGGCCTGGGCCTGATGGTCGGATTTGGCCCCGACACAGGCCCCATATAAATTCAAGCCTTTTCAATTTGCTATATACGTAGGCCGAATTGCTGCCTCAAAACTTGGTGGAATTTCACGGGGCCTGCTAATTTACGATCGCTCGTTGGCAGGCCTCCTTCGGGTCGAATTCGGACAAGCTGCTCTGGTAAACCAATCAAGTCACACAAGCACTGTAGATTTAGCTTCTCGGAATTCGACCGGATTCTGTGGTAGGCGACGTTTCCGTCGACAACGAGGcatctgtggtgacttcgtcaatctcgaagtTTTGCCGGCTCGGTCTTCGAAAATACTCATAGgagtagggtttgcgtacgtgtgtttaTAGGGATGTGAGTGTACGTGCGTTGTGAATGTCTGAGTAGTAtcgtgtaatctcaaaaaaaaagtcacacAAGCACTCGCCCCGCcttccattttcttttgttatcaAAATTTATTCAAATACACATGTTTGTAGATAATAAATTTATAGAAaacaaaatttatataaaagttaaacaaaaagtttaccaaaaaaaatctgaaacCAAACATTTGAGAACAAAAATttgaaatgaaaaagttcgGAAAAACTTAGAGATAAAAAACTTGCATGcaaaaatttggagaaaaaattGGGAAACAAAAATTAGGGATTTAGGAtaaaaaaaattttgaataaaaattatcaaaaaaacaaatcagaaaaaaaaattaaaaaatatcatCACTGATAAAAAGAGCGAGCAGAGGAAAAAAAAACGATAGAAAAGGGAGTGTGCGGACAGGAGGAGATATGGCTTTGGTGAAGCATCAAATGATCGTGCGTGGGATCTACGACTAGCAAAGGAGTCAAGATCGACCGCTGGCGTAAGAAGTTACGGTCGACTGTAGATTTAGTTTCTTGGAATTTCACACAGGCTGCAACGAGGGTTAGGACATGTACAACGACAATTAATAAGTCGTCCATATACGATTAATTGTGATTACCGAAGCTAATCAAGGAGCCGAACCGCTGGTGCCGTCGCCTCACGAGAGGACGgcaccggctcgtgctccaagaGCCTACTGACAGCTCCTCATCCGTTGTACGAGCAGCTGCAAGTCAGCCATGGCCAGGGGCGGGCCTGCTATTGATGCAtgggtattcagttgaatacccaAAATTTTGtgaacaaaaaatatatatacatagcATACAATATGTATAATCTCTAAAAGAATTCTTAAATCCAAGTCTCTAACTTTTCTACATATTTTTATATTCTAATCTCTAACTCTCTATATATCCGTATGTAGAGGGTCACCCTAAATATTACTTCGTCATGTATATATTATCGTGTATCCACGACAATTTCCATATACCAGATATCCTATTATTTGAACTTCGACATATTAGGAAACGTGACTCACGAGTTTGAAGGATGAAGGTCTAAGATCTGATTTTAAAATAGCAAGTATTTGAAATAGGGTGtggatttttatttttagatatgAGAACAGAGAAAGATGATTTAGAATAGATGCTGCTACCTTAAGGGATTGGTTCTAGAGAATTTTTGGAGAGAGATTTTCCACTAAAAATACTAAATTCGTAATTAGAATAGTCTTTAGAGTGTATCTTAGAGATGATCTAACATCACAAAATAAACTTTCCAATCTCATGTTGCCTTTTGGGCTCAAATGGCCTACTTCCCCTCCTCTAAGTCCAACCGCGACTCCCAACTGGCACTGACTACACAGGTCCCCAGCTCTCTATCCATCCCAATTCCAATTCTCCTTCCCGCATAGCCGCGTTTTTTCCCACTTTCGATCATCAGCAGCAAACTCTAACGGTACGGCAGGCGACAACTGCCTGCGATGAGACGCGAGCGGCCTGCGGCTTTGAAAACTGCGCAACGGACATTTGcggccaaattttttttatccttTGAAATTGTTGAATACCCAAATTTTAAATCCTGACCCCGCCGAGAGATCCCGTGCGCCAGCTTCGATTTCCTTCAAGAGCGCGTGCAAAATAGTCGGTGGTGGAAAGGCTGCGAAGGCCTACCTGTATCACCTTGTCCCCACGCTGGTCACCATCGTGCAGGTCCGCTCCCGTCGCCGCACTCGCCCGACCCGGCCACCGCTCCCGTCAGAGCCggccccgcgccggccgccactcCCGCCAGAGCAGGCCCCCCGCCTTGCCCCCACGCAGGCCGCCGCCACATCGGCCCGCTCCCGCCGCTGCGACGCTGCCGCGCCTTGCTGCTTCGTTGGTCAACGCTGAGAGACAGACACGAGAGCTGCAGAGAaccagaaaaataagagattgAGGTTTTGTTTAGATTCCAACTTTAAAATTccaatttttttgtaaattcTCTGCATAGTGTATTAAATATATTCGAAAAAATCGTATTACATAAATaaactgtaaatcacgagactaatataatgaacctaattaggccgtgATTATACACTAAATTGCTGCAGTAAATCTACAGTAAGCATGTGctgatgatggattaattaggctcattagattcgtctcgtagtttacagacgagttctgtaattagttttgtgactagtctatgtttaatatttcaaatgtgaaaagatttcctttcaaaattccaaaacgagaGAACTAAATCCACCCTGAGAGATGGAGAGAGATCGAGAGGTGTATGagatattttttctattttaggATTGTATAAGTTAGCATATTAAAAACGTATATATATGTAGAACAAGCAATAAAACGGCACACATATATCAATTGTATGATTGATCACCATGTTTTATATGACTATGTATAAATTAAATAACTTACAGAGTAATAGACAGGCCATTGTACAAGTTGTCTTTTCTGCTGTCTATGTGTGGTATTCTAGATGTAAATAGACAGCAATCGTCTACACCATTGTACATGCCCTTATAGCTTAGCAGTGGACTTGTTTGGTTCGCGTTACTATTCCCAGTGCACGCAAATCGAGAAAAGAATCTTTCATGCATGAAGTCCAGaatgaagtatatttacaaaactttttcagaGATTCTTTGGATAGCGGATTCTTGAGATCGCGGCGTATGAAAAAATCCTGCTCAGCTTATAAACGAGTCTGAGATAAGCATCCCCAAACAGGCCTTTAGTGTGATGACAGAACAGTTGTTCCTCTTTCAAAAATAAATTGTTCTGCagttataaaaaattataactagTGAGCGCTCGTAGCGTGGTGGTGAGCGCTCCCGTCGTGGAGGCCACCCGCCCGGGTTCGATCCCAGTCTAGGACGAATAACCGGGTGTGGCACGGGGGTATTTCCACAGAGAGGGTACCGGGTGCAtgagtgtgtgtgggtgtgtgtgtatGCATCTCGGTAGGCGCGTCCTCAGACTTCCCGGCAGTCTATCTGCGTTGAGTGCGCGGTCAGCGTGGGTGTCCAACTTGAGTTCTTAAATGCCGGTTAGTGCTCCTGGCAATGTTAAAAAAAAGTTATAAAAAATTATTCCTAGATAACTTTTTATACTGGAACAATTTTACTGTGAAGATGGAACAATTGTTCCTctttcaaaaataaattattccacatttaaaaaaaaagtgtttCGAGAAAATATTATTAATCTAGTTTTGAAGATCATGTTTGTAACAAACATAACGGTATAATCAGAATTTTATTTGACATTTAATAAAACATtacgaatttttttatttgattcttcaTTTGAATAACCGCCCTGCCTGTATGGGCCACGCGCTAATCATGGGCCGTGGAAAAGCACCCTGCTGCTGCGTGCCAGTCCGGCTCGGTGTAGTATAGAGACGGAATTGCATTGAAGGCACCAGCGACGTCCTATTTTCACTACTGTAATTCCagtgttttcaaaaaaaaattccagtgTTTTCTGCAAGGCGAATCTGGTTTCAGATGAAACACGAGCATCGCGTCAACACGAAAATCTCCAGGCGTACGGTCGTCGGATTGGCTTGCGGGATGGGTTTTAAGCAGTACGGCGGATCTGGAATGCTGCGGGCCGTCTCCAAGGGAAGAAGACGACCATATATTGAATTCGGATCAGTGGGTGGAGTGGAGGTGGATCACCATCGGTGCCGCCGCTGCgcacgcccgcccgcccgccgtctCCGTAACTGTCTGTCTTCAGCAATCCGAAGCGTACCATGCAAAGCTGTTTACTTTGCGTGCGTGTAAAAtgatactccatccgttccaaaactataagtcattttaaaaaaatttggagagtcaaaattttctaaatttgaccaaatttatacaataagataataacatttacgataccattaagtataattagattttttgttagttatatttttatagtatacctatttgatgtcataaatctttatgtttctctctataattttgatcaaactttaaAATAGTTTGATTCtctaagattcttggaatgacttataatttgtaaGGAGGAAGTAGATTTCAGCTAAGCTGGTGGGGGTGGGAGGATCATGCATGTATAAAACGAGATCAGATTTCCCCGACTGATCACTCATCTGTTCTTCCTTCCCTGATCTCAATTCTCCGCTTCCAACCCTCTTTTCCGGTTCTTCTGCGGCGCCTCGCGCGACCAGAGCGACgtgaggtggcggcggccagcggctcGCGGGGcgccgacagcagcagcagcagcacggccGCGTTCATGGAGACGTACAGCAAGCTCAAGCAGGAGCTGCTCGAGGACCACGCCTCCGAGATCACCGACGAGTCGTCGCTCCAGTGGATCCACCTCGTAATGCTCTCTTTCTGCTCCCcttaattttaaaaataaaaaataaaaattgtgcTGCCTGGAACAGATGGTGGATTATAATGTGCTCGGGGGAAAGTGTAACCGCGGGCTCTCTGTCGTCGACAGCTACAAGATCTTGAAGGGTGTCGATGTTCTGAGCCACGAGGATGCATTTCTTGCTTGCACCCTTGGTTGGTGCATCGAATGGGTAATGATACTTTCTGCAAGGCGCAAGCGTTCTTTTCGAACATGCTAACTGAATGTGAATAGCATCATACACTACGGGAAAATCGTAGTTCACCGAGTGCCAAGAGGTTTACTGAGTGCAATTCttcggacactcggcaaacaatctATTTGTCAATTGCCAAAGAAAAAATACTCGAAAAAAAACAATCGGCAAAGAGGACAACCATTCctgaaattttttaaaattttaaaaatagcaaacaaagtctcaaaattatgagatttggcaAGATGTCATAATGTCATATGTGTAGGTTGTGGAAAAAAATTGAGGAGGTTTCGCACACTTTTTCACGTACGTTGCTTACAAACCGAAACATCTTCGAAAAAGAATCGTAGAGTTGAGAATGATCCGGTAAGATTTGGAGTCAAATTGATGGTCAAATTGTTGTTTGagttcaaaactttttgtataggcaATAGACAACATAGATTGCTTAATgtgaaattttggaaatttttcgggtctatttggtatttttaaattttttttacttaaTTTATTTACCGAGTGTATTTCatttggcactcggcgaagcctctctttgccgagtgccataaagatacactcggcaaagcttctcggatgaattttgaatttaaatttttggAGTATTTCAAACGACCTCGGATGAAGAAACTCAcaatatcaaagttgtagatctcgaaaagttaagAAAATTTGTAGTTcacaacttttttatttgaattcatttaggATTTCGAATATGTGtttgaatttctcaaatttgaaattcaaaatttgcaAATGATCTCGGATCAAAAAACTTACAACAAATTGTAGTGAGAGCATCACAATCTTGATCAGGCTTGATTCTTTGGTAGTGCTCTGAATTCTTCATCCAACATGAGCAGGAATGTGGACAACTGGTACAATTTTCCAATCGCTTTGACATGACTCCTCATGATGAACTAGTAGCTCCATTCTTCAGATGGCTTGGATAGGCATTAGGACACGTGGCACGAATCATCTAAATAACTTTGAATCAGAAGATATACTTTGAAATCCAAGTCAAGAGATGAATTCAAAGTGATATTTATTTGGAGACAAAGGAGAGTGAGTCATGAATCAGGGAAAAGGAGTAGTTGACCTAGGGTCGGGCATCAAACAGAAAACTGTCAAGGAGAAACTAGGTTAATATACAAAGACTGAGAATTTTACATTTGCAAAAATAAAGAGGTGCAAATGAAAAGAGGGTCAGGTGGAACAAGTGAATTGTCAAGGCTGATTAAGAAAATGAAATGGTTAAGGAGAGAGAGTATCCAATGGAGAGGGTTGAGGAATAAGTAAGAAATAAATTTTTATATCAAAGGAAACCTTAGAACACGGCCATTGCTAATTAGgcttacgtcctacagtcgatacagctctgatactaCTTCTGTCACATCCAGTTTTAAGgagaaaaccgaatgcatatctatatgtatgccaggaccaagtttcatacatatagagacatcataagtgaataatcagtaacagtatcacgtaaaagagaattacaacaaatagaagattatcagagttatacagcttatcctggaaatggagactccaaacttcacaggcaatcgactgggggttgcgtacgcctagaactcagcaacatcttcaacagACTTCATACAtctttccttctgagcagcagtaagcaagggtgagtacacttatggttggtactcagcaaggccgcaagaaataaccagaaaataatttaaatccatctttaagtttattaatcatgtgagggtccaagccgctcttgaccgtgagcacggctaaccggttagttttaactctgcagaggttgtacactttcaccacaattcgcgtaaaagttccgaagaactttgaacccaaccacgcaatgtgctagctaggcacaataccacacttccgaggtgtgattgcatagggacgctacgaggcctttacaaagattcacTAACccgtgacaatccgctaagatttcaagccaaagtggtcataacactgtcctaatgaggtggtaccttgccaaaggaccattaaacaataccaattgccccaagaggaccgagctataccccatcgatgcatcccctcttgccctttcggtaagattgtcacaagctagagtctctaattaatcagccaagaccagagccatgtagtattgtggttgtacggttttcttgggtggttctccatgttccaattaaatcatcataatactcttgtaaataagcataggcagaaagatggttagggtcacttgccttttttCAACGATAAGCTACTCTTACTGTTCTTCACTGCTCtttagcttttgctcacttgcaattcttgattcttcaagcttcaacaacgatccttctactcgaagcaatcatcaggcaaacatacaaagcaacaaCAAGCACAGCTAAGaataatacaccaaaacaaaagaaaggcacGCACTAAAAGATAGGGCTCGTTGCTACGATTACGAGGAtgcaagaaacgcggaaaacggagCTACAGTTGAAAAGATACAACTATCGTAATATTTGTGTTAtagtagaaaaaaaaactaaaagatttatttatttcaattaaaaACCACATGTAAAGAACATTTAAAAGAAATATGTTTGATTATAATTAACTCACATTATATTTGCATTTTATAAAATTGAAGTAAAACTTAGTcaatttttatatataattGTCTATGTAGAAATTAAACTAATTTAAACAATTAATTAGAGAACAAATATGTGAGAGCATCTAAACACACAACTTTAGAATTTGGTTGAACTAAGAAAATTAATAACATATTTAAGTTGTCATTAATTAAATTATCATTATCATTAATTATAAAAACGGGAGTAAACatctaattagttttttttaatcaGAAAAATTAGATGAGAGattattaatcaaattaaatctatatttaattttataaaagGAACTAGGGTACAACAACACTACTAAACCGAAGCTTACGCTAAAACAAAACTAACGCAACAAGAACGAACTGAAACCGATCTAAAACGGCGAATCTATGGGCAAAATGGTGATCTAGGGACTTATTCACGATTAAACGTAGACGTGAAGGGCTAGCATATAGCTTTTGCAAGGCACATGCAACAGTGCTCGTCAAAAGATTAAAGGCTAGGGTCAAATCTGCAAAAGAGATGGGCTTGAGCTGAACCGCAGGGACCTAATCTTCAGAGGGGTTAACTGAGAACTCGCCAAGACACAAAGAATACAAGCCTAATTACCTTGTCTCGTAGGGGCCTCCTGGCAAAAGCTTGAAGACACAGGCATGGCGGACGGAGATTGTGGCCTtcctgctc
This genomic interval carries:
- the LOC120675379 gene encoding E3 ubiquitin-protein ligase At4g11680-like, with the translated sequence MRPPSSSSSSSAAGGGGGRVSAFTMRAVARMSRARWFIFLRRVYQYQNGPRSDLGSNPFNSPGWLALELGIIVAQMVLTTAVVATSPSERPAWPLRLWVAAYNVGNVLSLPLLYWRHRHSSAAAAGRGDALSDDLEMRGASDPLRSSSFLMNKARAFLELFFAMWFVMGNVWVFDARLGSLHRAPRLYALCIGLLAWNAVVYSLPFLLFLLLCCFVPMVGYALGYNMNSASAGRGASDEQLAALPRWRFKEPPDVPRDRDHDDQDCCICLAPYREKEEVRELPCTHMFHLKCVDRWLRIISSCPLCKQELK